The DNA segment CGACCGGATCCTTCTCTGCCGGGGCTTCTCCCGCGGGACAGCTCTTGGACCCGGACGGGACCGGACAGGATAGGACTGGACAGGACCGGCCTGACCCAGCCGCTTCTCTGGTGGGACCCGAGCCGCTGGACACTGGGTCTGCACCTGGTGGGGGGCTTCTCCCGCGGGACCAGCTCTTGGACCCGAACCGAAGCGTAccggaccggacaggaccggacagggccGGACAGGACAGACCCGGACAGGACCGGCCCAGCCCCTATTCTGCTGGGATCCGCACCTGGTAGGGGGCTTCTCCCGCGGGACCAACTCTTGGGCCAGGACCGAaccggacaggaccggaccggaAAGGATAGGACTGGACCGGGCAGGACTGGACCAGACAGGACCGGCCCAGTCCCTTCTCTGGTGGGAGCCGGGCGGCTGGATATTGGGTCCGCACCTGGTGGGGGGCTTCTCCCGCGGGACCAGCTCTTGGGCCAGGACCGAACCGGACCGGATCGGACCGGAAAGGataggacaggaccggacaggacagaCCCGGACAGGACCGGCCCAATCCCTTCTCTGGTGGGAGCCGGGCAGCTGGACACTGGGTTCGCACCTGGTGCGGGGACCAGCTCTTGGGCCGGGAccggaccggacaggaccggCCCAGCCCCTATTCTGCTGGGAGCCGGGCAGCTGGACACTGGGTCCGCACCTGGTGGGGGGCTTCTCCAGCGGGAACAGCTCTTGGGCCGGGACCGAACCGGACAGGACCGGCCCAGCCCTTTTTCTGGTGGGAGCCGGGTGGCTGGACACTGGGTGTGCACCTGGTGGGGGGCTTCTCCCGCGGGACCAGCTCATGGACTGGGACCGAACCGGACGGCACCCGAATTTCCCCCCTCTCTGTGGGCGCGGGGCGggtcctgggggcgggggcaccgggggaagggaaaaggagcccGCCGCCCCCAAACCCCGCCCCTGGAGGATCCCTCCCGGGGACCGCTCCCTGCCCTAAGGCCGCCGCGATTGCAGCGGGCACCGCAGAGGGCACCGCAGCCCACACTGCGGCGGGCACCGCAGCGGGCACTGCAGCCATCgccgcagggaggaggaggaggaggaggaggaggaggaggaggaggaggaggaggtgaggctgcAGGCTCCCGGCGCCTCCGGCCTGGCACGATTCGGCTGAAGCCACGCTCGCAGTCCGTCCCCGGCCTTCCGACCATCCCTCTGTccacccctccgtccctccctccctgcatccatccttcccccacccctccgtccatccctccctccatccatccttcccccacccctccgtccACCCCTCCATCCGTCCCTCCGTCCACCCCTGAGTCCCTCCCTCCATTCACCCCTCCGTCCACCCCctcgtccgtccctccgtccacCCCCATCGGTCCCTCCATCCACCCTTAAGTCCCTCCCTCCATTCGCCCCTCCGTCCACCCCctcgtccgtccctccgtccatccCTGCGTCCACCCCCCATCCGTCGCTCCTTCCACCCCTAAGTCCACCCCTCCATCCGTGCCTCCGTCcacccctccgcccacccccccatccgtccccccgtccccccctccgcccGTCCCCGAGTCCACCCCTCCGTCTGTCCGGCGAAGACGGCCGggcggcaggaccggccccggTCCGAGCCGGGAGCGGGTCCGCCGGTCCGGGCAAGACAGAGCCTCCCGGGTGAGCCGTGCcttccccggccgccccccaTCGCACCATGCCGCTGCGGCTGcagacccccggcccggggcagCCGGGGCTGCCCGCCAAGGACCGGCCCcgacctccctccccgacccgggccccggcccggccccctgagccggccccggccccggccccggccccggccccggccccggcccccgggggtctCCTGCGCTGGGACGAGGTCCCCCCGGACTTCGTGGAGTGCTTCATCCTGTCCGGCTACCGCCGGCGCCCCGACTCCCTGCGCCAGTGCCTGGCCACCCTGCTGCAGCCCACCAACGAGACCCTCAACTTCTGGACGCACTTCGTCCCGCTGCTGCTCTTCCTGGCCCGCTTCgcccggctgctgctgctggggggcgggggccgtccggggcagccccctccccgggccctggccccggccctgcTGCCCCTCTGGTGCTACGCGTCCGGCGTGTTGCTGACCCTGGCCGTGAGCTGCGCCGCCCACCTGTGCAGCTGCTtggccccccgccgccgggccgcccTCTTCTACCTGGACTACGCCTCCATCAGCTACTACGGCTTCGCGTCCACCTTGGCCTACCACCACTACCTGCTGCCGGGCCTCCGCCTGCTGGACGCGGCCGCGCTGGACCCTCTGGTCCaagccaggctgggctggagggTGGACTGCGCCCGCCTGCTGGCCGCCTACCGCGCCCTGGTCCTGCCCGTGGGCTTCGCGCTGGCCGTGGCCTGCACCGTGGCCTGCTGCCGGAGCCGCTCGGCCCGCTGCGCCCACCCCTTCGCCCTGCGCACCTTCGTCTTCGCCCTGCCGCTCAGCATGGCCTGCCCCATCGCCCTGGAGGGCCTGCTCTTCGACCTCAGGCTCCGGGACCCCGCTCTGCTGGCGCGCTTCGTCCGCCGCTACCTCTGGCTGGGCCTGGCGGCCTTCTTCAACGTCAGCAAGCTCCCCGAGCGCGCCTGGCCCGGGCGCTTCGACATCGTGGGTCATAGCCACCAGCTCTTCCACGTCTTCACGGCCCTGGGCATCTACGAGCAGGTGTGCTACGTGGAGGACGCTCTGGGACGCTCCCTGGACACCGCCGCGCCCACGCTGCCCGGCACCGTGGGCTACATGGCCCTGCTGGCGCTCTGCCTCGGGCTCGTGGTGCGACGCTTCCTCGCCGGCTCGGACCCGGTGGCCAAGCGGGACTGACCACCCTCCCGGCCACCCCCCGGACGGtcctcccgcccccgaccccaggcCCGCAGACCGTCCCGCCCTCGCTGGGGCCGCccgaccctcccccggccctgcccagaCATCCCTGGCCGGGGCGCAGGGGTAGctggaaggtgggaagggggtcGCTCACCCTGCGGATCCCCCGAGGGACTGACGGGCGTGGACGTCGGCGCGGATCCGTGGGCATCGCGTGGGCATGACAGCCCCCACGTGGTGGGAATTCCCCGACAGTGGACACCTggctttgctttttttcccccaatttggTGGCTTTAGAGGCCTCCGCCCCACCACATACACCGGAACTGGATTGTGAGTGCAAACGGATCCCCagctgcctgcctgtctgtctaAACAATGTTTCCTTTCCactgtgtgcacgtgtgtggtcATACCTAAGTGTGTATGTGTATGGGCACACGTGTATGGGCATATGcgtttggggggggggacggtacctatgtgtgtttgtgtatggtcacacatatgtgtatgtgtgaaaGGGCGttcgtgtgtgtttgggggggtcaaacctatatgtgtttgtgtgtgggggtgtcATACTTAGGTGTGTTTGTGTATGGGCACACATAAGTATATGTGTGTAAGGACATATGTGTGTGAGAGATGATCTGACTGTGCAAGACACAGCCCAGGGAGACTGGTTAGGAAACAGTCTCTGGCTCACAGTTGTGCTTGTCACTGTCGAGACACTGCAGTGTCCCTTCAGTTTTCTGCCCCCCGTCCCGTTGTCACCCCCGCCCCGACTGCTCTGTGACCAGGgccagctccctcttccccccgcccccccccgccaggaTCCatggggccggccgggccccagAGGCCGAGGCCGAAGCTTTCCCTGGCGGACGGTAGaaactgggggggcggggagaaagcgTTCCTGCATCTGTCACAGGGAGCAGCCCGGGCGCCACTTGGGGCCGAGGCTTCCCGCCAGATGGACGCGAGGTACCCGAGGGTGGGAgagcgggggaggccgggcccgttGGACTTGGCTGCGAGGTGGGCGCATGCTCTATTTCCAAGCGGTGACAAAGAAATGCACCATGACGGTTCCGGGTCCAGAGGCCAGGAAGCGAGCGATCACGCGGATTGAACCCTGCAGCGTAGAGTTTGAGGCAGCGGTCGCCTGAGACTACCTGCAGGCCCGGCCTCTGGTCTTCCAGATCCTGACTGGGTCGACCCCAGGCAGTGACTCTGGGGTTAATCTAAATCATTTGGAAGAGAGTCaacactctcctctctcctcccctcctgctccccaaaaGTTGGGATTGGTGCTTCTGAAATATGTGGGCATTTctcacagataataatgatgagtaGGCCAGCTTCGGCAATGTGGGCAAAGCATCCGGCGATGTTATTGTCTCACTTGCGGATGAGCAAACTCCTTTGGCTTTCGAGGTAATTTCACGGGGCCAGAGAGGTGACTTCTGTGGTCAGTGTGAGTTTACTTCAGGCTGTTCACGGTGGACAGCCAGGGCCCCCTGTTAAAGTACTTATGTGTAGAGAGAGACATCCCTCTACATGCCTGATCCAAATTC comes from the Ornithorhynchus anatinus isolate Pmale09 chromosome 1, mOrnAna1.pri.v4, whole genome shotgun sequence genome and includes:
- the PAQR9 gene encoding membrane progestin receptor epsilon, producing the protein MPLRLQTPAPAPAPAPGGLLRWDEVPPDFVECFILSGYRRRPDSLRQCLATLLQPTNETLNFWTHFVPLLLFLARFARLLLLGGGGRPGQPPPRALAPALLPLWCYASGVLLTLAVSCAAHLCSCLAPRRRAALFYLDYASISYYGFASTLAYHHYLLPGLRLLDAAALDPLVQARLGWRVDCARLLAAYRALVLPVGFALAVACTVACCRSRSARCAHPFALRTFVFALPLSMACPIALEGLLFDLRLRDPALLARFVRRYLWLGLAAFFNVSKLPERAWPGRFDIVGHSHQLFHVFTALGIYEQVCYVEDALGRSLDTAAPTLPGTVGYMALLALCLGLVVRRFLAGSDPVAKRD